Proteins from a genomic interval of Desulfofustis limnaeus:
- the tatC gene encoding twin-arginine translocase subunit TatC, translating into MSSLERSLAFFRPHHDELRKRMVRCFIALILCSIVAYYFSEQIAQFFIKPLFDASPLVYRLVYTNLPEAFIAYLKLAVLIGLIASFPYLLHQAWCFVAPGLHDHEKRLVGTVVFWSSLLFIGGGAFALFSVLPRLLVYFMSYAHPGLEPLPKLGLYLTFVARLIIAFGLAFQIPFLMVMTGKAGIVEAGYFRKKRLYFYAAIVLVAFLLSAGDLMATILLCFPLFGLYEAGIILTSIFGKKKRSPEDTPPTDKSDQDREA; encoded by the coding sequence GCTGCTTCATCGCGCTCATCCTCTGCTCCATCGTCGCCTACTATTTTTCCGAGCAGATCGCCCAGTTCTTCATCAAACCCCTGTTCGATGCCAGCCCGCTCGTCTACCGGCTGGTCTACACCAACCTGCCCGAAGCCTTCATCGCCTATCTCAAGCTCGCCGTGCTGATCGGACTGATCGCCAGCTTCCCCTATCTGCTCCATCAGGCCTGGTGTTTCGTCGCCCCGGGACTGCACGACCATGAGAAACGGCTGGTCGGCACCGTGGTCTTCTGGTCCAGCCTGCTGTTTATCGGCGGCGGCGCCTTCGCTCTGTTTAGCGTGCTGCCCCGGCTGCTCGTCTATTTCATGAGCTATGCCCACCCCGGCCTCGAGCCCCTGCCGAAATTGGGGCTTTACCTGACCTTCGTGGCCCGGTTGATCATCGCCTTCGGACTGGCCTTCCAGATCCCCTTCCTGATGGTGATGACCGGCAAGGCCGGCATCGTCGAGGCCGGCTACTTCCGCAAAAAACGGCTCTATTTCTACGCGGCCATCGTCCTGGTCGCCTTTCTGCTCAGCGCCGGCGACCTCATGGCTACCATCCTGCTCTGCTTTCCCCTCTTTGGCCTGTACGAGGCAGGTATCATCCTGACCTCGATTTTCGGCAAAAAGAAACGATCACCCGAAGACACGCCGCCGACAGACAAGTCGGACCAGGACCGGGAAGCTTGA
- a CDS encoding NAD-dependent succinate-semialdehyde dehydrogenase: MNAFTLTDPALFRSHGFIDGAWCDALDGSVIQVNNPASGRLLGTVPNLGMSETRRAIDAAARALPAWRAKTAAQRAALLRTWHDLLLANQEDLARLMTAEQGKPLAEARGEITYAASFIEWFAEEGKRVYGDIIPSPQADKRLLVLKEPIGVCAAITPWNFPSAMITRKAAPALAAGCTVVVKPASATPFSALALAALAERAGFPPGVLNVVTGSATAIGAELTANPLVRKLSFTGSTAIGKQLIAACAGTVKKVSMELGGNAPFIVFADADLDQAIEGAMLSKYRNAGQTCVCTNRFFVQDDVYEAFCEKLAAAVATLKVGDGLVEGIQQGPLINEQAVQTVEKQIADALAKGARPLTGGKRHPLGGTFFEPTVLVDATPAMIIAREETFGPVAPVFSFSSEQEVIDLANATEYGLAAYFFSRDIDRIWRVAEALEYGIVGVNTGIISTSVAPFGGIKESGIGREGSRYDIEEFLEIKYVCLGGIS; the protein is encoded by the coding sequence ATGAACGCTTTTACCCTGACCGATCCCGCTCTTTTCCGCTCCCACGGTTTTATCGATGGCGCCTGGTGCGATGCCCTTGACGGCTCGGTGATCCAGGTCAACAATCCCGCTTCGGGCCGGCTGCTGGGCACGGTTCCCAACCTGGGCATGTCCGAAACACGGCGAGCCATCGACGCTGCCGCCCGCGCCCTACCGGCCTGGCGCGCCAAGACAGCCGCGCAACGAGCTGCACTGCTGCGCACCTGGCACGATCTGCTGCTCGCCAACCAGGAGGATCTGGCACGGCTGATGACCGCCGAACAAGGTAAGCCCCTTGCCGAGGCCCGCGGCGAAATCACTTACGCCGCTTCTTTTATCGAGTGGTTTGCCGAAGAGGGGAAACGGGTCTACGGCGACATCATCCCTTCACCGCAGGCGGACAAACGGCTCCTGGTGCTCAAGGAACCGATCGGCGTCTGTGCCGCCATCACCCCGTGGAACTTTCCATCCGCCATGATCACCCGCAAGGCAGCTCCGGCGCTGGCCGCCGGTTGCACCGTGGTGGTCAAACCCGCATCGGCGACGCCGTTTTCCGCTCTGGCGCTGGCCGCACTGGCCGAGCGAGCCGGCTTTCCGCCGGGGGTCCTGAATGTCGTCACCGGCTCCGCCACCGCCATCGGCGCCGAGCTTACCGCCAACCCGCTGGTGCGCAAACTGAGCTTTACCGGCTCCACGGCCATCGGCAAACAGTTGATCGCGGCCTGTGCCGGCACCGTGAAAAAAGTCTCCATGGAACTGGGGGGCAATGCGCCCTTTATCGTCTTCGCCGATGCGGACCTGGACCAGGCCATCGAAGGAGCCATGCTCTCCAAATACCGAAACGCCGGCCAGACCTGCGTCTGCACCAACCGGTTCTTTGTCCAGGACGACGTCTATGAGGCCTTTTGTGAAAAACTGGCCGCTGCCGTCGCCACCCTGAAAGTCGGCGATGGCCTGGTCGAAGGCATCCAGCAGGGGCCGCTGATCAACGAACAGGCGGTCCAAACGGTGGAAAAACAGATCGCCGACGCGCTGGCCAAAGGGGCCCGGCCCCTCACCGGCGGCAAACGGCACCCGTTGGGAGGCACCTTTTTCGAGCCGACGGTGCTGGTCGATGCCACCCCGGCGATGATCATCGCCCGTGAGGAAACCTTCGGCCCGGTGGCGCCGGTCTTTAGCTTTTCTTCCGAGCAGGAGGTCATCGACCTGGCCAACGCCACCGAATATGGCCTGGCCGCCTATTTCTTCAGCCGCGACATCGACCGCATCTGGCGGGTGGCCGAAGCGCTGGAATACGGTATCGTCGGGGTCAACACCGGCATTATCTCCACCAGCGTGGCACCGTTCGGCGGTATTAAGGAGTCGGGAATCGGCCGAGAAGGATCGCGCTACGACATCGAGGAGTTTCTCGAGATCAAATACGTCTGCCTGGGCGGGATCTCCTGA
- the fdhF gene encoding formate dehydrogenase subunit alpha: MDYRFVQTTCPHCGCGCQTSLEVLDGRVIGTHPLKTAAMNQGKICIKGWNVHEFVHSPDRLTTPLIKQDGAFREAGWDEALTTICKHFGEIRRCHGSDALAFLSSARATNEENYLVQKLCRAGFGTNNVDHCARLUHAPTVAGLAAAFGNGAMTNSIVEIENAACLLVIGSNTTEAHPLIAHRVFKAKKRGATLIVIDPRRIQLAQLADIHARVNFGTDVALINGIMHEIIARGYHDADFIAARTEGFAELERLLADYPPEKAAAISGVPVETIREIARLYATSEPSSILYTLGITEHSHGVDNVKTLANLAMLTGQIGKQSSGVNPLRGQNNVQGACDMGALPNVYPGYQVVTSPEARKKFETAWNAPLSEKIGYTIPEMIDRLIDGSVKGMFIVGENTAVSDPDTHHILHALGSAEFLVVEDLFLTETAQLADVVLPAACWAEKDGTFTSSERKVQRVRQAVAPPGQARPDWMILAELGRMMGLTMNYRSPQEIFAEMAALNPFYGGITYDRLERTSLQWPCPTEDHPGTPFLHKSVFGRGLGLFSPIRYRPSEELPDDDYPFFLTTGRQFAHYNARTMTGRCPTLHNEHPTANAQIHVHDAKRLGIGDGDPIRVVSRRGEVITTAIPGDIVPPGAIFMDFHFAQANANVLLGTSLDPITRTPDYKVCAVRVEKCAGLSPDQPRSEQKNVW, from the coding sequence ATGGATTACCGATTCGTGCAAACCACCTGCCCGCACTGTGGCTGCGGTTGTCAAACGTCACTGGAAGTGCTGGACGGCAGGGTCATCGGCACCCATCCGCTGAAGACCGCGGCGATGAACCAGGGCAAGATCTGCATCAAGGGGTGGAACGTCCATGAATTCGTGCACAGCCCGGATCGGTTGACCACGCCATTGATCAAGCAGGACGGCGCCTTCCGCGAGGCCGGGTGGGATGAGGCGCTAACCACCATCTGCAAACACTTTGGCGAGATCCGCCGGTGCCACGGCAGCGACGCCTTGGCCTTTCTCAGTTCCGCCCGGGCCACCAACGAGGAAAACTACCTGGTCCAGAAACTCTGCCGGGCCGGCTTCGGGACCAACAACGTCGATCACTGCGCCCGCCTCTGACACGCCCCCACCGTGGCAGGTCTTGCCGCGGCATTCGGCAACGGCGCCATGACCAACTCCATCGTCGAGATCGAGAACGCCGCCTGTCTCCTGGTGATCGGCTCCAACACCACCGAGGCGCATCCGCTGATCGCCCATCGGGTCTTCAAGGCCAAGAAACGCGGGGCCACCCTCATCGTCATCGACCCCCGGCGCATCCAACTGGCCCAACTGGCCGACATCCACGCCCGAGTCAACTTCGGCACGGACGTGGCCCTGATCAACGGCATCATGCACGAGATCATCGCCCGGGGGTACCACGACGCCGACTTCATTGCCGCCCGCACCGAAGGATTTGCTGAACTGGAGCGCCTCCTGGCCGACTACCCGCCGGAAAAAGCGGCCGCAATCAGCGGCGTGCCGGTCGAGACCATCCGGGAAATCGCCCGCCTCTATGCCACCTCGGAACCGTCTTCCATCCTCTATACGCTGGGCATCACCGAACACTCGCACGGTGTCGACAACGTCAAGACCCTGGCCAACCTGGCCATGCTCACCGGCCAGATCGGCAAGCAGTCCAGCGGCGTCAACCCGCTGCGCGGCCAGAACAACGTCCAGGGAGCCTGCGACATGGGGGCCCTGCCTAACGTCTATCCCGGCTACCAGGTGGTCACCAGCCCGGAGGCCCGGAAAAAATTCGAAACGGCCTGGAACGCCCCCCTGTCAGAGAAGATCGGCTACACCATCCCGGAGATGATCGACCGGTTGATCGACGGTTCCGTCAAGGGCATGTTCATCGTCGGCGAGAACACCGCGGTCAGCGACCCGGACACCCACCATATCCTGCATGCCCTGGGCTCGGCGGAATTCCTGGTGGTCGAGGACCTGTTTCTCACCGAGACCGCACAGCTGGCCGATGTGGTCTTACCTGCCGCCTGCTGGGCGGAAAAGGATGGCACCTTCACCAGCAGCGAGCGCAAGGTGCAACGGGTCCGCCAGGCCGTTGCACCGCCCGGCCAGGCCCGCCCGGACTGGATGATTCTGGCGGAGCTGGGCAGGATGATGGGCCTGACCATGAACTACCGATCGCCCCAGGAAATTTTTGCCGAGATGGCGGCGCTCAACCCGTTTTACGGGGGCATCACCTACGATCGGTTGGAGCGCACTTCTCTGCAGTGGCCCTGCCCCACCGAGGATCACCCCGGTACGCCGTTCCTACACAAAAGCGTATTCGGACGCGGTTTGGGCCTCTTTTCCCCGATCCGCTACCGGCCCTCCGAAGAACTGCCGGATGACGATTACCCGTTCTTTCTCACCACCGGCCGGCAATTCGCCCACTACAACGCCCGCACCATGACCGGCCGTTGCCCGACCCTGCACAACGAGCATCCAACGGCCAACGCCCAGATCCATGTGCATGACGCGAAGCGACTGGGTATTGGCGACGGCGATCCGATCCGGGTCGTGTCGCGGCGCGGCGAGGTGATCACCACCGCCATCCCGGGCGACATTGTGCCGCCGGGCGCCATCTTCATGGATTTTCACTTTGCCCAGGCAAACGCCAACGTGCTGCTCGGGACCTCGCTCGACCCCATTACCAGGACCCCGGATTACAAGGTGTGCGCGGTCCGGGTGGAAAAATGCGCAGGCCTGTCGCCCGACCAACCGCGATCAGAACAAAAAAACGTGTGGTAG
- a CDS encoding winged helix-turn-helix domain-containing protein: MKTFIRTKIWIENDQQELLFGKGKTELLEYIEEEGSIARAAERLSMNYKKAWTHIKILQKQFADELVIPKKGGGGKGGTTLTPLARELVQQYRLLQRDIEAYADRRFSELFDQDLHPPT; encoded by the coding sequence ATGAAGACTTTCATTCGAACCAAGATCTGGATCGAAAACGACCAGCAGGAACTGCTCTTCGGCAAAGGCAAGACGGAATTGCTGGAATACATCGAAGAAGAGGGTTCCATCGCCCGCGCCGCAGAGCGGCTGTCGATGAACTACAAAAAGGCCTGGACCCACATCAAGATCTTGCAGAAGCAATTCGCCGACGAACTGGTCATCCCGAAAAAGGGCGGCGGCGGCAAAGGCGGCACCACCCTCACCCCTTTGGCTCGCGAACTGGTGCAACAATACCGCCTGTTGCAGCGCGATATCGAAGCCTATGCCGATCGCCGCTTCAGCGAACTCTTCGACCAGGATCTGCACCCGCCCACCTGA